A region from the Melioribacter roseus P3M-2 genome encodes:
- a CDS encoding TraR/DksA family transcriptional regulator: MAKKQTQKKSAADSKKSAAKSAKSKKSASAVSKKKTTGKKAVTKSSKKAAVSKKSTSKVAETKSKKAPKKTEKKKVASENKVEVMSPTKKMKKIQGYSKAELEEFKQIIIEKRNEIIEQLQALKEQMMDPTTGQYVNENSPYSLHMAEQGTDAMEREKLYLWAQRENKFLGYLDEALQRIENGTYGICIECIDEPQNLCPTCPLIPKERLKAVPHTQHCLQVKQKMQSK, encoded by the coding sequence ATGGCAAAGAAACAGACACAAAAAAAGAGCGCTGCTGATTCCAAAAAATCCGCTGCAAAGAGCGCGAAATCGAAAAAATCTGCTTCGGCTGTATCGAAAAAGAAAACTACAGGCAAAAAGGCTGTAACCAAATCTTCGAAAAAAGCAGCCGTTTCTAAGAAATCGACTTCCAAAGTTGCCGAAACAAAGTCGAAAAAAGCCCCGAAAAAAACGGAGAAGAAAAAAGTGGCGTCTGAAAATAAAGTAGAAGTAATGTCCCCAACCAAAAAAATGAAGAAAATTCAGGGATATTCCAAGGCGGAACTCGAAGAATTCAAACAAATTATAATTGAAAAAAGAAATGAAATAATCGAGCAGCTGCAGGCGCTCAAAGAACAAATGATGGACCCTACAACGGGACAGTATGTTAACGAAAATTCGCCTTATTCTCTTCATATGGCCGAACAAGGCACCGATGCAATGGAAAGAGAGAAACTCTATCTGTGGGCTCAACGTGAAAATAAATTTTTGGGATACCTCGACGAAGCTTTGCAAAGAATCGAAAACGGAACATACGGCATCTGCATCGAATGCATCGACGAGCCCCAGAATCTCTGTCCCACATGCCCCTTGATTCCAAAAGAAAGACTGAAAGCCGTGCCGCATACGCAGCATTGTTTGCAGGTTAAACAAAAAATGCAGTCCAAATAA
- a CDS encoding vitamin B12-dependent ribonucleotide reductase, producing the protein MKVNRIFTVEGKDPFESIEFVKRTSEIKNPDGSIVFRMEEVTVPKEWSQVATDILAQKYFRKAGIPKLLKKVKEEGVPKWLQPSAPDPKLSELPEKDRYTSETDARQVFHRLAGTWTYWGWKAKYFDTEEDARAFYDELAFMLAKQYAAPNSPQWFNTGLNWAYGINGPAQGHYYVDFRTGELKQSEDAYTHPQPHACFIQSIRDDLVNEGGIMDLWVREARLFKYGSGTGTNFSDIRGANEPLSGGGKSSGLMSFLKIGDRSAGAIKSGGTTRRAAKMVTLDIDHPDIEEYINWKVVEEQKVAALVAGSKICNFHLNNIMKACYEEHPENDRFNKRTNQKLRKAVIEARRAKVPENYIDRVIKLAKMGFRSIEFPVYDTDWNSEAYATVSGQNSNNSVRVSNEFMIAVLNDDDWNLYWRTEKKNAAREGRNPVACKTLKARDLWDQIAYAAWSCADPGLQFDTTINEWHTCPQSGRIRASNPCSEYMFLDDTACNLASLNLVRFYDEKQHKFNIEAYRHAVRLWTIVLEISVLMAQYPSKEVAQNSYEFRTLGLGYANLGSLLMRQGIPYDSKEATAITGALTAIMHMHAYATSAEMAKEHGTFPRFSENKEHMLRVIRNHHRAAYNVPAKEYEGLSIIPMGIDPEYCPSDLLKAARQDADMALNMGEEYGFRNAQVTVIAPTGTIGLVMDCDTTGIEPDFALVKFKKLAGGGYFKIINQSIPPALRKLGYNEDQIKEIVKYAKGSGTLEGCPYINHESLKAKGFTDEILNKIENILPTVFELSFAFNKYTLGEKFLKEQLGFTDEQINDIEFDLLTELGFTREEISAANDYVCGTMTIEGAPFLKYEHYPVFDCANKCGKRGTRFIKPEAHIRMMAAAQPFISGAISKTINLPNSAEIEDIKNAYMMSWKLGCKANALYRDGSKLSQPLNTMSEEEIEEILEKKEENDIVKIAEKIIHRYIAKRRRLPDRRTGYTQKVKINGQSVYLRTGEYENGQLGEIFIDMHKEGAAFRSLLNCFAISISLGLQHGVPLEEFVDAFVFTRFEPSGIVTGHRRIKMATSVIDYIFRELAVTYLGRNDLAHVDEEEVSGKRKQSAASCRTVIETDYIDEEVVSERMVELDKDSDKDNGKWASSSSEAKIKMISRNDPVAKAREQGYTGDICPECQSMTMVRNGTCLKCTTCGATTGCS; encoded by the coding sequence ATGAAGGTCAATCGTATATTTACAGTCGAGGGCAAAGACCCTTTTGAATCGATAGAGTTTGTTAAGAGAACCTCGGAAATTAAAAATCCGGACGGTTCCATTGTCTTCCGGATGGAAGAAGTGACCGTGCCCAAAGAATGGTCGCAGGTAGCTACCGATATATTAGCTCAAAAATATTTCAGAAAAGCCGGAATTCCCAAATTACTTAAGAAAGTTAAAGAAGAAGGAGTCCCCAAGTGGCTTCAGCCTTCGGCTCCCGACCCGAAATTGAGTGAATTGCCTGAAAAAGACAGGTATACATCGGAAACCGACGCGCGTCAGGTATTTCATCGTCTGGCGGGCACATGGACATACTGGGGTTGGAAAGCCAAATATTTTGATACCGAAGAGGATGCAAGGGCATTTTACGACGAACTTGCGTTTATGCTGGCAAAACAGTATGCGGCTCCGAATTCGCCCCAATGGTTCAATACGGGATTGAACTGGGCTTACGGCATCAACGGACCTGCTCAGGGACATTATTATGTCGATTTTCGGACGGGCGAGTTAAAGCAATCCGAAGACGCTTATACGCATCCCCAACCGCACGCTTGTTTCATACAATCGATTAGAGACGACCTCGTAAACGAAGGCGGTATAATGGATTTATGGGTGCGCGAAGCTCGCCTCTTCAAATACGGCTCGGGCACAGGCACAAATTTTTCCGATATCAGAGGCGCAAACGAACCTTTAAGCGGCGGAGGGAAATCCTCCGGTTTGATGTCTTTTCTTAAAATAGGCGACCGCTCGGCGGGAGCTATCAAATCGGGCGGAACTACGCGTCGCGCCGCCAAAATGGTAACGCTCGATATCGATCATCCGGACATTGAAGAATATATCAACTGGAAAGTCGTCGAAGAACAAAAAGTTGCAGCTCTGGTTGCAGGTTCGAAAATATGCAATTTCCATTTGAATAATATAATGAAAGCCTGCTACGAGGAGCATCCCGAAAACGACCGCTTCAATAAAAGAACGAATCAAAAATTAAGAAAAGCGGTTATCGAAGCCCGAAGGGCTAAAGTTCCCGAAAATTATATCGACCGGGTTATCAAATTGGCTAAAATGGGCTTCCGCTCAATCGAATTTCCGGTTTACGACACCGATTGGAATTCTGAAGCATACGCAACCGTTTCCGGACAAAATTCGAATAATTCCGTCAGAGTTTCTAACGAGTTTATGATAGCGGTTTTGAACGACGATGATTGGAATCTTTATTGGCGTACGGAGAAAAAGAACGCCGCCAGAGAAGGCAGAAATCCCGTTGCCTGCAAAACTTTGAAAGCCCGGGATTTATGGGATCAGATTGCATACGCCGCATGGTCGTGCGCCGATCCCGGTTTGCAATTCGACACTACAATCAACGAATGGCATACGTGTCCGCAGAGCGGTAGAATCCGAGCTTCGAATCCGTGCAGCGAATATATGTTCCTTGACGATACGGCTTGTAATCTGGCTTCTTTGAATCTTGTCCGTTTTTACGACGAAAAACAACACAAATTCAACATCGAAGCCTATCGACATGCCGTAAGACTCTGGACAATTGTTCTTGAAATCAGCGTGCTAATGGCTCAATATCCGAGCAAAGAAGTCGCTCAGAACAGCTATGAATTCAGAACGCTCGGACTCGGATATGCTAATCTCGGTTCTTTATTGATGCGACAGGGAATTCCGTACGACAGCAAAGAAGCCACTGCCATTACGGGCGCCTTGACAGCCATAATGCATATGCATGCTTACGCAACATCGGCGGAAATGGCGAAAGAACATGGAACATTCCCGCGTTTTTCCGAAAACAAAGAGCATATGCTGAGAGTAATAAGAAATCACCACCGCGCCGCTTATAACGTGCCGGCAAAAGAATACGAAGGACTTTCGATAATTCCGATGGGAATCGACCCGGAATATTGTCCTTCCGACTTATTGAAAGCCGCCCGTCAGGATGCGGATATGGCTTTGAATATGGGCGAGGAATACGGATTCAGAAACGCTCAGGTTACGGTAATTGCTCCCACCGGAACGATCGGTTTGGTAATGGATTGCGATACCACGGGTATCGAACCCGATTTTGCCTTGGTTAAATTTAAAAAACTTGCCGGCGGCGGCTATTTCAAAATTATAAATCAATCGATTCCTCCGGCTCTCAGAAAACTCGGGTATAACGAAGACCAGATAAAAGAAATTGTAAAATATGCAAAAGGTTCCGGCACGCTGGAAGGATGCCCTTATATCAATCATGAATCCTTGAAAGCCAAAGGCTTTACGGATGAAATTCTGAACAAAATTGAAAATATTCTTCCGACTGTCTTCGAACTCAGTTTTGCATTCAATAAATATACGCTCGGAGAAAAGTTCTTAAAAGAACAACTCGGTTTTACAGACGAACAGATTAACGACATCGAATTCGATTTATTGACGGAACTCGGATTTACGCGCGAAGAAATTTCTGCGGCCAACGATTACGTTTGCGGCACAATGACAATCGAAGGCGCGCCTTTCCTTAAATACGAGCATTATCCCGTTTTCGACTGCGCAAATAAATGCGGCAAAAGGGGAACCCGTTTTATCAAGCCGGAGGCTCACATTAGAATGATGGCTGCGGCTCAGCCGTTCATCTCCGGCGCAATTTCCAAAACTATAAATCTGCCTAATTCGGCTGAAATAGAAGATATTAAAAACGCATACATGATGTCGTGGAAACTCGGATGTAAAGCGAACGCGCTCTACCGCGACGGTTCCAAACTTTCGCAGCCTCTCAATACCATGAGCGAAGAGGAAATCGAGGAAATACTCGAAAAGAAAGAGGAAAACGATATTGTTAAGATTGCGGAAAAAATTATTCACAGATATATTGCCAAAAGAAGGAGACTCCCCGACAGAAGAACGGGTTATACGCAGAAAGTAAAAATTAACGGTCAATCGGTTTATCTTCGTACCGGAGAATACGAAAACGGACAGCTCGGAGAAATCTTTATCGACATGCATAAAGAAGGAGCCGCTTTCCGGAGTCTGTTGAATTGCTTCGCAATTTCAATTTCGCTCGGCTTGCAGCACGGAGTGCCCCTCGAAGAATTTGTCGACGCTTTTGTATTTACGCGTTTCGAACCGAGCGGTATTGTAACGGGTCACCGCAGAATTAAAATGGCTACTTCCGTTATCGATTATATCTTCAGAGAACTTGCGGTCACTTACCTCGGGAGAAACGACCTGGCTCACGTCGACGAGGAGGAAGTCTCGGGCAAACGGAAACAGTCGGCGGCTTCGTGCCGTACTGTGATTGAAACCGATTATATCGACGAAGAAGTCGTAAGCGAACGTATGGTGGAACTCGACAAAGATTCCGATAAAGACAACGGAAAATGGGCGTCCTCTTCAAGCGAAGCCAAAATTAAAATGATTTCTCGCAACGACCCCGTAGCCAAAGCGCGCGAACAGGGATACACCGGAGATATCTGTCCCGAATGCCAGAGTATGACAATGGTGCGCAACGGCACATGTTTGAAATGCACTACTTGCGGTGCGACTACCGGCTGCAGTTGA
- the lspA gene encoding signal peptidase II has product MKALYVTLSVIIVDQITKLIVKGISIPFLNIHLEGMSYGESINVIGDFFKITFVENPGLAFGIDVNDSAKLALSIFSLIASIGIFYYLYKSKHQKLVVRVALALILGGAIGNMIDRTFYGVIYGYAPIFYGRVVDFFNVDFFDFTILGRTYDRWPIFNIADASVTVGVILLVIFHSNVKEDLPEKETAVPEDKAKEYDELSTINLSVADVQDSNGKEN; this is encoded by the coding sequence GTGAAAGCGCTTTATGTAACACTATCGGTAATAATAGTCGACCAGATAACCAAGTTGATCGTTAAGGGAATATCGATACCTTTTTTGAATATTCATCTGGAAGGCATGTCGTACGGCGAAAGCATCAACGTTATAGGCGACTTTTTTAAGATTACATTTGTTGAAAATCCGGGTTTAGCCTTCGGTATCGACGTCAACGACAGCGCAAAATTAGCGCTTTCAATATTTTCATTAATTGCCAGCATTGGCATTTTCTATTACTTATATAAATCGAAACATCAAAAACTTGTCGTAAGGGTGGCGCTTGCCTTGATACTCGGCGGCGCAATCGGGAATATGATAGACCGCACTTTCTACGGCGTTATTTACGGATATGCGCCGATTTTTTACGGCAGAGTAGTCGACTTTTTCAACGTCGATTTCTTTGACTTCACAATATTGGGAAGGACTTACGACCGATGGCCAATTTTTAATATAGCCGACGCCTCCGTTACCGTCGGCGTAATTTTGTTGGTTATCTTTCACAGCAATGTAAAAGAAGATCTCCCGGAAAAAGAAACGGCTGTTCCGGAAGACAAGGCTAAAGAATATGATGAATTATCGACAATAAATTTGTCTGTGGCTGATGTCCAGGATAGTAACGGAAAAGAAAATTAG
- a CDS encoding purine-nucleoside phosphorylase has product MSKLIDNINETLSVIRKYTDKNYEVGIILGTGLGGLVKEIEVEHTIDYGELPHFPLSTVESHQGKLILGKIGDKNVVAMQGRFHYYEGYSMKQITYPVRVMKFMGVKYLMVSNACGGMNPLFRRGDIMLIVDHINLLGDNPLIGPNEDELGPRFPDMSEPYSRDLIKLAEEAALKNKIRVQKGVYVAVPGPNLETRAEYRFLRTIGADVVGMSTVPENIVANHMGMKVLGISIITDECFPDALKPVSLEEILEAANEAEPKMTLIMKEVIEAL; this is encoded by the coding sequence ATGAGCAAACTGATCGATAATATCAACGAAACTTTGAGCGTCATCAGAAAATATACCGACAAGAATTACGAAGTCGGAATTATTCTGGGAACAGGACTGGGAGGATTGGTTAAAGAGATTGAGGTGGAACATACGATTGACTACGGAGAATTGCCTCATTTTCCGCTTTCCACAGTCGAATCGCACCAGGGTAAATTGATTTTAGGAAAAATAGGCGACAAAAACGTCGTCGCAATGCAGGGCAGATTTCATTACTACGAGGGATATTCCATGAAGCAAATCACATATCCCGTCCGCGTAATGAAATTTATGGGCGTTAAGTATTTAATGGTATCAAACGCATGCGGAGGCATGAATCCGCTCTTTAGAAGAGGGGATATCATGTTGATTGTCGATCATATCAATCTGCTGGGTGACAATCCGCTGATCGGTCCGAATGAAGACGAATTGGGTCCGAGATTCCCCGACATGAGCGAACCTTACAGCCGGGATTTGATTAAACTGGCTGAAGAAGCGGCATTGAAAAATAAAATACGCGTTCAAAAAGGCGTTTATGTGGCTGTGCCCGGACCGAATCTCGAGACAAGAGCCGAATACAGATTCTTGCGCACTATCGGAGCGGACGTCGTCGGCATGTCGACCGTTCCGGAAAATATTGTGGCGAACCACATGGGAATGAAAGTGCTGGGTATCAGTATAATTACCGACGAATGTTTTCCGGATGCGCTGAAGCCTGTATCTTTGGAAGAAATTCTCGAAGCCGCAAACGAAGCGGAACCGAAAATGACTTTGATAATGAAAGAAGTGATCGAAGCTTTATGA
- the ileS gene encoding isoleucine--tRNA ligase, protein MFKQFDEKINYPKIEEEILKFWQKNKIFEKSIETRDANSHFTFYEGPPTVNGKPGIHHVMARTLKDLVCRYKTMKGFRIQRKAGWDTHGLPIEIALEKELGFTQKSDIEKYGVGKFNKKAKELVYHHIEMKEGWRTLTERMGYWINLDDPYITCTNEYIESVWWALSEYFKKGLIYKGFKIVPQCPHCETPLSSHELALGYKEVRDPNVYVKFKMKDEDASVLVWTTTPWTLISNVALAVGEDIDYVKIKTENHGALYLAKARLSVIKEDYEVLEELKGKDLLGREYAPLFDYIKVNKRAWYIVSGDFVSTEDGSGVVHIAPAFGADDYEVSMKYDLPFIQPVTKNGRFTEEVTDFAGRLIKSIKFETHEEKGVDPDIIRNLKERGLVYRATTDYLHSYPHCWRCDNPLIYYARDSWYIRTTQVAQRMIELNKTINWHPPEVGAGRFGNWLEENKDWSLSRDRYWGTPLPIWVNEDGDMFAVGSIAELKEGFVIRDGKKIAVKDLPEEEIDLHKPFVDEIKFEKDGKIYSRTPELIDVWFDSGAMPFAQFHYPFENKELFEKNYPADFICEGIDQTRGWFYTLHAIGAMLFDSITFKNVIVNELVLDKNGLKMSKSRGNTVDPFALFEKYGADSTRWYLVTTSPPWKPTLFDEDGIVEVQRKFFGTLVNTYSFFALYANIDKFTYKEDTIPYEERPEIDRWIISKLNALVEEYEKYMEDYDVTKAARAVSNFTIDQLSNWYVRRNRRRFWKSEINKNKLSAYQTLYECLLTISKLTAPFAPFIAEEIYLNLNSATKREEYESVHLAYYPKPGYRDKELETKMDVAQRVVYLARSIRAKNNLKVRQPLQKMMVYVDKDLRDALAKMKEVVLEEVNIKEMVILEDDADIVNKNAKPNFKTIGPKFGKLVKKLAEKIKELDKDSIARIEKGELVEIDVDGETVSVGREDVEIVSSEIEGWLVESEEGVTVAIDTELTEELIAEGYVREFVNRVQNMRKDLDFEVTDRINLYVNGDEKLIKYLNDFSDYITNEVLANTIMFNSEGGTVQEWELGDYKCKIGIEKALN, encoded by the coding sequence ATGTTCAAACAATTTGACGAAAAAATCAATTATCCCAAAATCGAAGAAGAAATTCTGAAGTTCTGGCAGAAGAACAAAATATTCGAAAAGAGTATCGAAACTAGAGACGCTAATTCTCATTTTACATTTTACGAAGGACCTCCTACGGTGAACGGGAAACCCGGCATACATCACGTTATGGCTCGAACTCTGAAAGATCTCGTATGCCGTTATAAAACGATGAAAGGTTTTCGCATACAACGCAAAGCCGGCTGGGATACGCACGGTCTTCCCATCGAAATTGCTCTCGAAAAAGAACTCGGATTTACTCAAAAATCGGATATCGAAAAATACGGCGTGGGTAAATTCAATAAAAAAGCAAAAGAACTCGTTTACCATCACATAGAGATGAAAGAAGGATGGCGTACGCTTACCGAAAGAATGGGCTACTGGATTAATCTCGACGATCCGTATATTACTTGTACGAACGAGTATATCGAATCTGTTTGGTGGGCGTTATCCGAATACTTCAAAAAAGGATTGATTTATAAAGGCTTTAAGATCGTTCCTCAATGTCCGCACTGCGAAACGCCATTGTCGTCGCATGAACTTGCTCTCGGCTATAAAGAAGTGCGCGATCCGAATGTGTACGTCAAGTTCAAAATGAAAGACGAAGACGCGTCGGTTCTGGTATGGACTACGACTCCCTGGACGTTAATTTCTAACGTGGCTCTTGCGGTCGGCGAGGATATCGATTATGTAAAGATAAAAACCGAAAATCACGGCGCACTCTATCTGGCAAAAGCCCGACTTTCCGTTATTAAGGAAGATTACGAAGTATTGGAAGAACTGAAAGGGAAAGACCTGCTCGGTAGGGAATATGCGCCGTTGTTCGATTATATAAAAGTTAATAAACGGGCATGGTATATCGTATCCGGCGATTTTGTAAGCACCGAAGACGGTTCGGGAGTGGTGCACATTGCTCCGGCATTCGGCGCCGACGACTACGAAGTTTCTATGAAGTACGATCTGCCTTTCATACAGCCTGTTACAAAAAACGGACGCTTTACCGAAGAGGTTACTGATTTTGCGGGCAGACTGATCAAGTCAATCAAATTCGAAACACACGAAGAAAAAGGAGTCGATCCGGATATAATTCGAAATCTTAAAGAAAGAGGATTGGTCTACAGAGCTACTACCGATTACCTGCACTCCTACCCGCATTGCTGGCGATGCGACAATCCTTTAATCTATTATGCAAGAGACAGCTGGTATATCAGAACCACTCAGGTGGCTCAAAGAATGATCGAACTCAATAAAACCATTAACTGGCATCCGCCGGAAGTCGGCGCAGGCAGGTTCGGCAACTGGCTCGAGGAAAACAAGGATTGGTCGCTCTCGAGAGACAGATATTGGGGAACTCCGCTTCCTATATGGGTAAACGAAGACGGGGATATGTTTGCAGTCGGATCGATCGCGGAATTGAAAGAAGGCTTTGTGATAAGGGACGGAAAGAAGATTGCCGTGAAAGATTTACCCGAGGAAGAAATCGATTTGCATAAACCGTTTGTGGACGAAATTAAATTCGAAAAAGACGGTAAAATTTATTCACGAACGCCGGAACTGATCGACGTGTGGTTCGACAGCGGCGCCATGCCTTTCGCGCAATTCCATTATCCGTTCGAGAATAAAGAATTATTCGAAAAAAATTACCCGGCGGATTTTATTTGCGAGGGAATCGACCAGACGCGCGGCTGGTTCTATACCTTGCATGCAATCGGCGCTATGCTTTTTGACAGCATTACTTTTAAGAATGTTATCGTAAACGAACTGGTGCTCGACAAAAACGGACTTAAAATGTCGAAGTCGAGAGGAAACACAGTCGATCCGTTCGCCTTATTCGAAAAGTACGGGGCGGATTCGACCCGCTGGTATTTGGTTACTACAAGTCCGCCTTGGAAACCGACATTGTTCGACGAAGACGGAATTGTGGAAGTGCAAAGAAAATTTTTCGGCACGCTCGTTAACACATATTCGTTTTTTGCGCTTTATGCAAACATCGACAAATTCACTTATAAAGAAGATACGATTCCTTACGAAGAACGCCCGGAAATCGACAGATGGATTATTTCCAAATTGAATGCGCTTGTGGAAGAATACGAAAAATATATGGAAGACTACGATGTAACGAAAGCCGCACGCGCCGTATCGAATTTTACAATCGATCAATTGTCCAACTGGTATGTGCGCAGAAACAGGCGCCGGTTCTGGAAATCCGAAATAAATAAGAATAAATTATCGGCTTATCAAACTCTCTACGAATGTCTGCTTACAATTTCGAAATTGACCGCTCCTTTTGCCCCTTTCATTGCCGAAGAAATTTACCTTAATCTTAATTCGGCTACAAAGCGGGAAGAATACGAGTCGGTGCACCTGGCATACTATCCGAAACCGGGCTACAGGGATAAAGAACTGGAAACCAAAATGGACGTGGCTCAGAGAGTGGTTTATCTGGCGCGTTCAATAAGAGCTAAAAATAATCTGAAAGTGCGTCAGCCGTTGCAAAAGATGATGGTCTATGTCGATAAAGACTTACGCGACGCGCTTGCAAAAATGAAAGAAGTTGTTTTGGAAGAAGTGAATATAAAGGAAATGGTAATTCTTGAAGACGATGCAGATATAGTAAATAAGAACGCTAAACCGAATTTCAAAACCATCGGTCCCAAATTCGGCAAACTCGTAAAAAAACTGGCAGAAAAGATAAAAGAACTGGATAAAGATTCGATTGCGCGTATTGAGAAAGGAGAGTTGGTTGAAATTGATGTCGATGGCGAAACCGTTTCGGTCGGCAGGGAAGACGTAGAAATTGTCAGCAGCGAAATTGAAGGCTGGCTCGTTGAATCCGAAGAAGGCGTTACCGTTGCAATCGACACCGAACTGACCGAGGAACTTATTGCCGAAGGATATGTAAGAGAATTCGTCAATAGAGTACAGAATATGAGAAAAGACCTCGATTTCGAAGTAACCGACAGAATTAATCTCTATGTAAACGGAGACGAAAAATTAATTAAATATTTGAACGATTTCAGCGATTATATAACAAATGAAGTTCTTGCGAATACGATAATGTTTAATTCTGAAGGAGGCACTGTTCAGGAATGGGAACTGGGGGATTATAAGTGCAAGATCGGTATTGAAAAAGCATTAAACTAG
- a CDS encoding DivIVA domain-containing protein yields the protein MKFTPYGIKNQEFNKSVRGYDRDEVKAFLERLADEFERISNENDRLQKELELKEEQLAEYKKLEKNLQSALLSATETTSKAVDSTKKQTALMIKEAEIKAAQIIEKAKESADALREAVIKLREEKKLLIAKLKAMVDTQSNLMEIITDKNKTTPDVLIKNKQQANRPKKNNRRLMWTIFWRNYYEQTDR from the coding sequence ATGAAGTTTACTCCGTATGGCATAAAGAATCAGGAATTCAATAAATCCGTAAGAGGATACGACCGCGACGAAGTCAAAGCATTTTTGGAACGTCTGGCCGATGAATTCGAAAGAATATCGAATGAAAACGATAGATTGCAAAAAGAACTCGAGTTGAAAGAGGAACAATTGGCAGAGTACAAAAAACTCGAGAAAAATTTGCAATCGGCGCTCCTTAGCGCCACGGAAACCACTTCGAAAGCGGTCGATTCGACTAAAAAACAAACCGCTTTAATGATAAAAGAAGCGGAAATTAAAGCGGCTCAAATTATCGAAAAAGCCAAAGAAAGCGCCGACGCCCTAAGAGAAGCCGTTATAAAATTGAGAGAAGAAAAAAAATTATTGATTGCAAAATTAAAAGCGATGGTGGATACTCAATCCAATCTGATGGAAATTATTACGGATAAAAATAAAACAACGCCGGATGTTTTAATAAAAAACAAACAGCAAGCGAATCGACCAAAGAAGAACAATCGGAGATTAATGTGGACGATATTTTGGAGAAATTATTATGAGCAAACTGATCGATAA
- a CDS encoding YggS family pyridoxal phosphate-dependent enzyme: protein MVADNIKNIFDKIDKACSRCGRSSNEIKLIGVSKTVSTERIIEAYRAGLKVFGENKAQELKEKAEILSDYDDIEWHFIGHLQTNKVKYVIDKAEYIHSVDSLKLAEEIEKRAKKISKVQNVLLEIKTSDEVSKFGLTDIDEIYRVAEFCKNSANLKLIGLMTIAPFVDDENVVRNAFINLRNLKEKLISEGFEMTELSMGMTGDFEIAIEEGATMIRIGTAIFGARSN from the coding sequence ATGGTAGCCGATAATATTAAAAATATATTCGATAAAATTGACAAGGCGTGCAGTCGTTGCGGGCGCAGTTCAAACGAAATTAAATTAATCGGCGTATCGAAAACCGTTTCGACCGAAAGGATTATCGAGGCTTATAGAGCCGGATTAAAGGTTTTCGGTGAAAATAAGGCTCAGGAACTGAAAGAAAAAGCGGAAATCCTTTCGGACTACGATGATATCGAATGGCATTTTATCGGTCATCTCCAGACGAATAAAGTTAAGTACGTTATTGATAAAGCGGAATATATACACTCGGTCGATTCGTTGAAACTTGCTGAAGAAATCGAAAAAAGAGCGAAGAAAATTTCGAAAGTGCAAAATGTGCTTCTTGAAATCAAAACTTCCGACGAGGTTTCGAAATTCGGATTGACAGATATCGACGAAATTTATCGAGTGGCGGAATTTTGCAAAAACTCCGCCAACTTAAAACTCATTGGATTGATGACTATTGCTCCTTTTGTCGACGATGAAAATGTTGTCAGAAATGCGTTTATAAATTTGAGAAATTTAAAAGAAAAGTTGATAAGCGAAGGTTTTGAAATGACGGAATTATCGATGGGGATGACGGGTGATTTTGAGATTGCAATCGAAGAAGGCGCAACAATGATACGAATTGGAACCGCAATTTTCGGCGCAAGGAGTAACTGA